From a region of the Cucumis sativus cultivar 9930 chromosome 6, Cucumber_9930_V3, whole genome shotgun sequence genome:
- the LOC116404624 gene encoding ninja-family protein mc410-like isoform X2 — MEDNGLELSLGLSCGGSSVKSKGKNACSSDVGTEESDRGSKIIDDFKNFLQGGNQRLDMGPVIMRNDSIKLKDNLFNDLSRANIDGDNSLNLKATGIWRMKKNPVDIQEEKQPEVSNKRKMFFEEINCQKKHEGDSSQNNFDDKVKASHNSTTDDGSVAENEDVGESELEGSTSRPVSQNDGCAELSSTDLSGHKKVNSSSGSDIELQNLNRSVPFSIQTTSLQNGISPPIVKDSHDAGASSSTGHSLHSIRQAFLTGNGEQCGFQPMNPGNLPLMFGYSSSQLPTLDKDNSRGLISQPQLHSTCSRSQPSSAEVTQYDPRTSEQEKVDNNSRQPTVEEGSSSQAGAEGSSISLGAKDSSERPGGGLFNEISDIKPGLAADVKFGGSGSFPNLPWVSTMGTGPNGRTISGVTYRYNTEQIKIVCACHGIHMSPEDFIRHASEERVSLENDAGLAPFSSNNPSTSTQS, encoded by the exons ATGGAGGACAACGGGCTTGAGCTTAGCTTGGGTCTGTCTTGTGGGGGATCATCGGTCAAGTCTAAAGGAAAAAATGCCTGCTCTTCTGATGTTGGAACAGAGGAAAGTGATAGAGGCAgtaaaattattgatgattttaagaattttcttCAAGGTGGTAATCAGAGACTAGATATGGGCCCAGTTATCATGAGAAATGACTCAATAAAGCTTAAAGACAATCTTTTTAATGACCTTTCCCGAGCTAATATAGATGGAGATAATTCCCTGAACTTGAAGGCCACTGGGATCTGGCGAATGAAAAAGAACCCTGTAGACATTCAGGAAGAAAAACAGCCAGAGGTGAGTAATAAGCGAAAGATGTTTTTTGAGGAGATAAACTGCCAAAAGAAACATGAAGGAGATTCCAGTCAGAATAATTTTGATGACAAGGTAAAAGCATCGCATAATTCCACAACCGATGATGGTTCTGTTGCCGAAAATGAGGATGTTGGGGAGTCTGAACTTGAGGGTTCTACGTCAAGGCCAGTTTCACAAAATGATGGATGTGCTGAGTTAAGTTCTACGGACCTGAGTGGGCATAAAAAGGTTAACAGTTCATCAGGTAGTGATATCGAGCTTCAAAACTTGAACAGAAGCGTTCCGTTCTCTATTCAAACTACAAGTTTGCAGAATGGTATTTCTCCTCCAATAGTCAAAGATTCTCACGATGCTGGTGCATCCAGTTCAACTGGCCATTCCCTACACAGCATAAGGCAAGCATTCCTCACTGGAAATGGTGAGCAATGTGGATTCCAGCCTATGAATCCTGGAAACTTGCCTTTGATGTTTGGCTATTCTTCTAGCCAGCTTCCAACTTTAGATAAAGATAATTCCCGGGGTTTGATTTCCCAACCACAGTTGCATAGTACTTGTAGCAGAAGTCAACCATCTTCAG CTGAGGTTACTCAATATGATCCCAGGACGTCAGAACAAGAGAAAGTTGATAATAATAGCAGACAGCCAACTGTCGAAGAAGGGTCCTCTTCTCAAGCAGGGGCCGAAGGAAGCAGCATTAGCCTTGGGGCGAAAGATTCATCTGAACGACCAGGCGGAGGTTTGTTCAATGAAATTTCTGATATAAAGCCAGGTCTTGCCGCTGATGTCAAGTTTGGGGGATCTGGTTCTTTCCCTAATCTACCTTGGGTATCTACCATGGGTACCGGTCCAAATGGTCGAACCATTTCTGGTGTTACCTACAGATACAATACAGAACAGATCAAGATTGTCTGTGCTTGTCATGGTATCCACATGTCTCCAGAGGACTTCATTCGACATGCTAGTGAAGAGCGTGTCAGTTTGGAAAATGATGCTGGTTTGGCTCCATTTTCAAGTAACAATCCTTCAACCTCTACACAAAGTTGA
- the LOC116404624 gene encoding ninja-family protein mc410-like isoform X1 — translation MEDNGLELSLGLSCGGSSVKSKGKNACSSDVGTEESDRGSKIIDDFKNFLQGGNQRLDMGPVIMRNDSIKLKDNLFNDLSRANIDGDNSLNLKATGIWRMKKNPVDIQEEKQPEVSNKRKMFFEEINCQKKHEGDSSQNNFDDKVKASHNSTTDDGSVAENEDVGESELEGSTSRPVSQNDGCAELSSTDLSGHKKVNSSSGSDIELQNLNRSVPFSIQTTSLQNGISPPIVKDSHDAGASSSTGHSLHSIRQAFLTGNGEQCGFQPMNPGNLPLMFGYSSSQLPTLDKDNSRGLISQPQLHSTCSRSQPSSGILPTLAEVTQYDPRTSEQEKVDNNSRQPTVEEGSSSQAGAEGSSISLGAKDSSERPGGGLFNEISDIKPGLAADVKFGGSGSFPNLPWVSTMGTGPNGRTISGVTYRYNTEQIKIVCACHGIHMSPEDFIRHASEERVSLENDAGLAPFSSNNPSTSTQS, via the exons ATGGAGGACAACGGGCTTGAGCTTAGCTTGGGTCTGTCTTGTGGGGGATCATCGGTCAAGTCTAAAGGAAAAAATGCCTGCTCTTCTGATGTTGGAACAGAGGAAAGTGATAGAGGCAgtaaaattattgatgattttaagaattttcttCAAGGTGGTAATCAGAGACTAGATATGGGCCCAGTTATCATGAGAAATGACTCAATAAAGCTTAAAGACAATCTTTTTAATGACCTTTCCCGAGCTAATATAGATGGAGATAATTCCCTGAACTTGAAGGCCACTGGGATCTGGCGAATGAAAAAGAACCCTGTAGACATTCAGGAAGAAAAACAGCCAGAGGTGAGTAATAAGCGAAAGATGTTTTTTGAGGAGATAAACTGCCAAAAGAAACATGAAGGAGATTCCAGTCAGAATAATTTTGATGACAAGGTAAAAGCATCGCATAATTCCACAACCGATGATGGTTCTGTTGCCGAAAATGAGGATGTTGGGGAGTCTGAACTTGAGGGTTCTACGTCAAGGCCAGTTTCACAAAATGATGGATGTGCTGAGTTAAGTTCTACGGACCTGAGTGGGCATAAAAAGGTTAACAGTTCATCAGGTAGTGATATCGAGCTTCAAAACTTGAACAGAAGCGTTCCGTTCTCTATTCAAACTACAAGTTTGCAGAATGGTATTTCTCCTCCAATAGTCAAAGATTCTCACGATGCTGGTGCATCCAGTTCAACTGGCCATTCCCTACACAGCATAAGGCAAGCATTCCTCACTGGAAATGGTGAGCAATGTGGATTCCAGCCTATGAATCCTGGAAACTTGCCTTTGATGTTTGGCTATTCTTCTAGCCAGCTTCCAACTTTAGATAAAGATAATTCCCGGGGTTTGATTTCCCAACCACAGTTGCATAGTACTTGTAGCAGAAGTCAACCATCTTCAG GAATTCTTCCTACTTTAGCTGAGGTTACTCAATATGATCCCAGGACGTCAGAACAAGAGAAAGTTGATAATAATAGCAGACAGCCAACTGTCGAAGAAGGGTCCTCTTCTCAAGCAGGGGCCGAAGGAAGCAGCATTAGCCTTGGGGCGAAAGATTCATCTGAACGACCAGGCGGAGGTTTGTTCAATGAAATTTCTGATATAAAGCCAGGTCTTGCCGCTGATGTCAAGTTTGGGGGATCTGGTTCTTTCCCTAATCTACCTTGGGTATCTACCATGGGTACCGGTCCAAATGGTCGAACCATTTCTGGTGTTACCTACAGATACAATACAGAACAGATCAAGATTGTCTGTGCTTGTCATGGTATCCACATGTCTCCAGAGGACTTCATTCGACATGCTAGTGAAGAGCGTGTCAGTTTGGAAAATGATGCTGGTTTGGCTCCATTTTCAAGTAACAATCCTTCAACCTCTACACAAAGTTGA